The sequence CATGCCTACATTTCAACCCGACAATCTGCGGCAAATCGGTTATGACCTCTTTGAAGCCGCCGGTTGTACAGCAGAAGACACTCGATCGGTTGTTGACCACCTGATCGAATCCAACCTCTTCGGACACGATTCCCACGGTGCTATCCGTTTCTACGAATACGCCCGCGCCATACGAGATGGCAGATTC is a genomic window of Candidatus Poribacteria bacterium containing:
- a CDS encoding Ldh family oxidoreductase encodes the protein MPTFQPDNLRQIGYDLFEAAGCTAEDTRSVVDHLIESNLFGHDSHGAIRFYEYARAIRDGRFQPTAKPEIVSDNPCAAVVDGHSALGQVGATFAMNLAIEKAR